Below is a window of Defluviimonas sp. SAOS-178_SWC DNA.
CCGTTGCGCGGCGCGGAGTCGTTCGAAGCCGTACTCCTTGGTCTCCTTCATCGTGTCGCGGAAGGCGCGAAGCGCGTCGGTGGGCATCGTCGCATGATAGGCGTGGCCGCCCGCCTCGTAGGCCGCCATGATCGCGCGCCACTTCTTCAGGTCCATCGCGAAGCTCGACGAGGTCGTCTCTTCCAGTCGTTTCAGGGCCGCCTCGGAGAACATCACGAGGCCCGCCGAAGGCGAGGCCGACCAGCCCTTTTGCGGCGCCGAGATGAGAACGTCGACGCCGACCTCCTTCATGTCGACCCAGATGCAGCCGGAGGCGATCGAGTCGAGCACGAAGAGCGCGCCCACGTCATGGGCGGCCCTGGCCAGCGCCTTGAGGTAATCGTCGGGCAGGATCATGCCGCTCGCGGTTTCCACATGGGGCGCGAAGACGACATCGGGCTTCACTTCGGCGATCTTCGCCGTCACCTCCTCGATCGGCGCGGGGGCGAAGGGGGCGTCGGGGGCGTTGCCGTCCCGGCGCGCCAGGGCGACATGGGATTCGGCCGCGAAGCCGCCGGCGTCGAAGATCTGCGTCCAGCGGAAGGAAAACCAGCCGTTGCGGACGATCAGCGCGCGGGCGCCGCCGGCGAACTGGCGCGCGACCGCCTCCATCGCGAAGGTGCCGCCGCCGGGAACGAGGGCCACGGCCTCGGCCGCATAGACCTCCTTCAGCATCGCCGAGATGTCGCGCATCACCTCCTGGAAGGCGCCGCTCATGTGGTTGAGCGAGCGGTCGGTGAAGACGACCGAGAATTCTTCGAGCCCGTCGGGGTCGATATCGGTGAGCAGCGCGGGCATGGGACCTCCGTATTCGTGTTCGTCCTTGGGGTATCGCAGACCGGGGGCAAATGCCAAGCGGAACTGTCGCCGGGGGCTGCCCGCCCCCGCCCCGGACCCTGGTCCGGGACTCCCCGGGAGGTATTTTCGGCAAGATGAAGCAGCTTGCGAATCCGGTCGTCAGCCAAGCGGGCCCGGGCGGCGTTCTTCCGAAAGAAGCACATTCGCCTCGACGTTGCCGACGCCGGGCAGTGTCATGATGCGGCGGCGCAGGACGCGCTCGAAATCGGCGAGGTCGCGCGCGGTGACGCGGAGGCGGTAGTCAAAGAGACCGAGCACATGCTGGACGGTCTGGACCTCGGGGATGGCGGTCGCGGCGCGCTCGAAGTCCTCAAGGCTGACGCGGCCCTTGGTGGCGAGTTTGACGCCGAGGAAGACGGTCACGCCGAAGCCCAGAGCCTCGGCATCGAGGTCGATGCGGCGGCCGGCGATGACGCCGGCCTCTTCCAGCCGCCGGATCCGGCGCCAGGCGGCGGGCTGGCTGAGGCCAAGCGCACGACCGATCGCGCCGGCGCTTTGCGTGGCGTCGGCAACGAGGGCGCGAAGGATCGCGCGGTCGGTATCGTCAAGGTCGATCACAGCGCGAGGCTCCCGGTTTCCTTGATCGTCGAGACGAGCATCAGGCTTTCGATGTCGGCGATATGCGGCAGCGTCAGGATGCGCTCTCGATAGATCTCCTGGTAGTGGCGCATGTCGCGCGCGATGACATCGAGGCGCACGTCGACGCGGCCGAGGAAGGTCTGGATCTCGATCACCTCGGGCACCTCGCGGGCGGCGACGAGGAATTCGTCGAAGGCGCGCGGGTTGGTCTTGTCGAGGGTGAAGCGCAGGGAGACCTCGACCGCCCAGCCAAGACGCCGCCAGTCGACGACGGCATGCTGCCCCTTGAGGATTCCGGCCTGGGTGAGTTTCTCGATACGTCGCCAGCAGGTCGCGGCGGTGACACCGGCGCGCAGGGCGAGGTCGGCCGTGGCAAGGCCGGGCTCCGCCAGAAGTTGGCGCAGGATGCGGCGGTCGGTGTCGTCGATTTGCATGGAAGTTTTGCCAAGATGCGAATTGATGAATGATCATTCTCACATATGGCTCATATCGTCAAATTTTGAACGGGAATTCGGCGCTTTCCCCCTATGCTCGCCGCCAGAAACGAAGAAAGGAACACATCATGCGCGTCTATTACGATCGCGACTGCGATATCAACCTCATCAAGGACAAGAAGGTCGCCATCCTCGGCTATGGCTCGCAGGGCCACGCCCATGCGCTGAACCTGCGGGATTCGGGCGCCAAGAACGTGGTGATCGCGCTCCGCGAAGGCTCCCCCTCCGCTGCCAAGTGCGAGAAGGAAGGCCTCAAGGTCATGGGCATTGCCGAGGCGGCCGCCTGGTGCGACCTCATCATGTTCACCATGCCGGATGAGCTTCAGGCCGCGACCTACAAGAAATACGTCCATGACAACCTGAAGGAAGGCGCGGCGATCGCCTTCGCACACGGCCTCAACGTCCATTTCGGCCTGATCGAGCCGAAACCCGGCGTCGATGTCATCATGATGGCGCCGAAGGGCCCGGGCCACACGGTGCGCGGCGAATACGTCAAGGGCGGCGGTGTGCCCTGCCTCGTGGCGGTCCATCAGGACGCATCCGGCAAGGCGATGGAGATCGGCCTGTCCTACTGCTCCGCCATCGGCGGCGGCCGCTCGGGCATCATCGAGACCAACTTCCGTCAGGAATGCGAAACCGACCTCTTCGGCGAACAGGCGGTGCTTTGCGGCGGTCTCGTCGAACTGATCCGCATGGGCTTCGAGACGCTGGTCGAGGCCGGCTACGAGCCGGAAATGGCCTATTTCGAGTGCCTGCACGAGGTGAAGTTGATCGTGGACCTGATCTACGAAGGCGGCATCGCCAACATGAACTACTCGATCTCGAACACCGCCGAATACGGAGAGTATGTCTCCGGTCCGCGCATCCTGCCCTATGACGAGACGAAAAAACGCATGAAGGAAGTCCTGACCGACATCCAGACCGGCAAATTCGTGCGCGACTTCATGCAGGAAAACGCGGTCGGCCAGCCGTTCTTCAAGGCGACCCGCCGCCTGAACGACGAACACCAGATCGAGCAGGTCGGTGAAAAGCTGCGCGCCATGATGCCCTGGATCTCCAAGGGCAAGATGGTCGACAAGTCGCGGAACTGACGTTTCGCCCGCGACCGAAACATTGACAAGGGGCAGCCGCTATGCTGCCCCTTGTTCTTTTGAGGGGGCCCAATGCCGCATCCGACCCTGCGCGACTGGCTGTCGATCATGGCGCTCGGCCTGATCTGGGGCGCGACCTTCATGGTGATCGCGTTCGCATTGCGCGGTTATGGGCCAGTGACGGTGGCCACCGCGCGCACCACGCTCGGCGCCGTGACGCTTTGGATCGCGGTTCTGGCGCTCCGGCGACCCCTGCCCCGCTGGTCTGGCAGATTGGGCGCGCATATCGTGGTCATCGGGCTCACCTCGACGGCCCTTCCGTTCTTTCTTCTCTCATGGGGTCAGCAAAGCGTCCCCTCGGCCTTCGCCGGGCTTTCGATGGCGGCCGGGCCGCTCTTCGTCCTGCCGCTCGCCCATGCCTTCGTGCCCGGAGAACGGCTGAGCTGGCGCAAGGCGTCCGGCTTCTCGCTCGGCTTTCTCGGGGTCCTGGTGCTGATGGCGCCGGAGGCGCTGGCCGGCGGCCCTGCGGCCCTGCCGCGCCTCGCCTGCCTTTGCGCAGCGCTCTGCTACGCGGTGTCGTCGATCACCACCCGACGCTGCCCGCCCGTCGATCCGGTCCCGCTGGCCGCGTTCGCGCTTCTCGTTGGAGCAGCCGCCCTGATCCCCGCGATGTTGCTGAGCGAGGGGCTGCCCAAAACCGCGGGCGCCGTACCGATGGCGGCGATCGTCATCCTCGGCCTTGTGCCCACGGCGCTCGCGACGCTGATCCGGGTGCAGGTGATCCGCTCGGCGGGCCCGAGCTTCATGACGCTGACCAGTTATCAGGTTCCGCTCTGGTCATTCTTCTTCGGCGCGCTGGTGCTGGACGAGGCGCTGTCGCCGCGTTTCTTCGCGGCGCTGGGGCTCATCCTCTCCGGTCTGGTCTTGAGCCGGAAGCGGACCAGCTAGGCGCTGGCCCTCAGACCGCCGCCTGCACCGCCTCGACGATGCCGTCCACGACTTCGGCGAGAAGCGCCGCATCCTCGCATTCGGCCATCACCCGGATCAGCGGTTCGGTGCCGGACTTGCGGATCAGAAGACGGCCGGAACCGTTCAGACGCGCCTCGGCACCGGTGATCGCGGCCTGCACGGACGCGACAGAAAGGGGTTCTTTCCCAGCACCGTAGCGGACGTTCTTCAACAACTGCGGCACCGTCTCGAATTGCCGGACAAGCTCCGACGCGCGGCGCCCAGTCTCGGCCATCGCAGCGAGGAACTGGAGGCCCGCGATCAGCCCGTCGCCGGTCGTGGCATAGTCGGTCATGACGATATGGCCGGACTGCTCGCCGCCGAGGTTGAACCCGCCCTCGCGCATCCGCTCGACCACGTAGCGGTCGCCGACGGCGGTCCGTTCGAGCCGCAGCCCCCGCCCGACGAGGAAGCGTTCAAGCCCGAGATTGGACATCACCGTCGCCACCAGCGCGCCGCCCTTCAGCCTGTCGGCCTCGGCCCAGCGCGCGGCGAAAAGCGCCATGATCTGGTCGCCATCCGCCACCCGGCCGTTCTCGTCGAGGATCATCACCCGGTCCGCATCGCCGTCGAGGCAGATGCCGAGATCGGCGCCGTGGGCGACGACCGCCTCGGCGGCCGTCGCGGTGTGGGTCGAGCCGCATTTGTCGTTGATGTTGTGGCCATTCGGGGCGACGCCCACCGGGATCACGTCGGCGCCGAGTTCCCAGAGCACCTCGGGCGCGGCGCGGTAGGCCGCGCCGTTGGCGCAGTCGATCACCACCTTCATGCCCGAAAGCTGACCACGCGCGGGAAAGGTCGTCTTGGCATATTCGACATAGCGGCCGCGCCCGTCGTCGATCCGCTTCGCGCGGCCGATATTCTGCGGCTGCGCCGGCTCGATCGCGCCGGAAAGGATCCGCTCGATCTCCGCCTCCGCCTCGTCGGAAAGCTTGAAACCATCGGGGCCGAAGAACTTGATACCATTGTCATGGGCATGGTTGTGCGAGGCCGAGATCATGATGCCGAGATCGGCGCGCATGGACCGCGTCAGGTAGCCCACGGCAGGCGTCGGCACCGGGCCGAGGAGGAGAACGTTCATGCCGGTCGAGGTGAGGCCGGCGGTCAGCGCGTTCTCCAGCATGTAGCCCGAGAGCCGCGTGTCCTTGCCGATCACGACCCGGTGGCCATTCCGCCCGTCGGTGCGGAAGTAGCGCCCGGCCGCCGCGCCGAGTTTCAGCGCCATTTCGGCCGTCATCGGGTAGGAATTCGCCGTGCCGCGCACGCCATCGGTGCCGAAGATCTTCCTGCTCATGTTTCTTCTTCTCCAAGGGTCACGGCCTGCCAGAGCCGGAGCGCCTGTTTTGTCTCGACGATATCATGGACGCGGTGAATCTGCACACCCTGCGCCAGACCGGCCAGCATCACCGCGATGGTGCCCGGCCCGCGCCGGTCGGCCTCGGTCGCGGCACTGCCACCGCCGAGCGTACCGATGAAGCGCTTGCGCGACGCGCCGA
It encodes the following:
- a CDS encoding aminotransferase class V-fold PLP-dependent enzyme gives rise to the protein MPALLTDIDPDGLEEFSVVFTDRSLNHMSGAFQEVMRDISAMLKEVYAAEAVALVPGGGTFAMEAVARQFAGGARALIVRNGWFSFRWTQIFDAGGFAAESHVALARRDGNAPDAPFAPAPIEEVTAKIAEVKPDVVFAPHVETASGMILPDDYLKALARAAHDVGALFVLDSIASGCIWVDMKEVGVDVLISAPQKGWSASPSAGLVMFSEAALKRLEETTSSSFAMDLKKWRAIMAAYEAGGHAYHATMPTDALRAFRDTMKETKEYGFERLRAAQRALGSAVRDELASRGIRSVAASGFAAPGVVVSFTDDPEIQNGKKFAAQGVQIAAGVPLQVGEGEGYRSFRIGLFGLDKLYDVEGTVARVRRALDAALG
- the ilvC gene encoding ketol-acid reductoisomerase gives rise to the protein MRVYYDRDCDINLIKDKKVAILGYGSQGHAHALNLRDSGAKNVVIALREGSPSAAKCEKEGLKVMGIAEAAAWCDLIMFTMPDELQAATYKKYVHDNLKEGAAIAFAHGLNVHFGLIEPKPGVDVIMMAPKGPGHTVRGEYVKGGGVPCLVAVHQDASGKAMEIGLSYCSAIGGGRSGIIETNFRQECETDLFGEQAVLCGGLVELIRMGFETLVEAGYEPEMAYFECLHEVKLIVDLIYEGGIANMNYSISNTAEYGEYVSGPRILPYDETKKRMKEVLTDIQTGKFVRDFMQENAVGQPFFKATRRLNDEHQIEQVGEKLRAMMPWISKGKMVDKSRN
- the glmM gene encoding phosphoglucosamine mutase, with product MSRKIFGTDGVRGTANSYPMTAEMALKLGAAAGRYFRTDGRNGHRVVIGKDTRLSGYMLENALTAGLTSTGMNVLLLGPVPTPAVGYLTRSMRADLGIMISASHNHAHDNGIKFFGPDGFKLSDEAEAEIERILSGAIEPAQPQNIGRAKRIDDGRGRYVEYAKTTFPARGQLSGMKVVIDCANGAAYRAAPEVLWELGADVIPVGVAPNGHNINDKCGSTHTATAAEAVVAHGADLGICLDGDADRVMILDENGRVADGDQIMALFAARWAEADRLKGGALVATVMSNLGLERFLVGRGLRLERTAVGDRYVVERMREGGFNLGGEQSGHIVMTDYATTGDGLIAGLQFLAAMAETGRRASELVRQFETVPQLLKNVRYGAGKEPLSVASVQAAITGAEARLNGSGRLLIRKSGTEPLIRVMAECEDAALLAEVVDGIVEAVQAAV
- a CDS encoding Lrp/AsnC family transcriptional regulator; this encodes MIDLDDTDRAILRALVADATQSAGAIGRALGLSQPAAWRRIRRLEEAGVIAGRRIDLDAEALGFGVTVFLGVKLATKGRVSLEDFERAATAIPEVQTVQHVLGLFDYRLRVTARDLADFERVLRRRIMTLPGVGNVEANVLLSEERRPGPLG
- a CDS encoding Lrp/AsnC family transcriptional regulator codes for the protein MQIDDTDRRILRQLLAEPGLATADLALRAGVTAATCWRRIEKLTQAGILKGQHAVVDWRRLGWAVEVSLRFTLDKTNPRAFDEFLVAAREVPEVIEIQTFLGRVDVRLDVIARDMRHYQEIYRERILTLPHIADIESLMLVSTIKETGSLAL
- a CDS encoding DMT family transporter; the protein is MPHPTLRDWLSIMALGLIWGATFMVIAFALRGYGPVTVATARTTLGAVTLWIAVLALRRPLPRWSGRLGAHIVVIGLTSTALPFFLLSWGQQSVPSAFAGLSMAAGPLFVLPLAHAFVPGERLSWRKASGFSLGFLGVLVLMAPEALAGGPAALPRLACLCAALCYAVSSITTRRCPPVDPVPLAAFALLVGAAALIPAMLLSEGLPKTAGAVPMAAIVILGLVPTALATLIRVQVIRSAGPSFMTLTSYQVPLWSFFFGALVLDEALSPRFFAALGLILSGLVLSRKRTS